The Candidatus Poribacteria bacterium genome contains the following window.
AAAGCCAGCGATTTTGCGGAGCTGAAGGGGATAGTGGCCGAGCTGGCCGAGGCGCAGAAGCAGAGTGAGAGAAGACTGGGTGAGCTGACCAAACGTGTAGATGAACTGGCCGAGGCACAGAAGCGAACCGAGGAGAGGCTGAACGAGCTGGCCGAGGCACAGATACGTACTGAGGAGGAGCTGAGAAAGCTGGCTCAGGAGCACAGGGAGACAAGAAGACAACTCGGAGGATTAACCATAACTGTGGGATATACCCTGGAAAACGAGGCCTTCAAGGCTCTCCCTGATCTACTCAAAAGGGATTACGGCCTTGAACTCAGGGAAAGGCTCAAAAGGGCATATGTCAGGGATAAGGAGGGTAAGGCTATAGAGGTCAACATCATAGGCAAAGCGGTCAAGGATGGCAGGGAAGTTACGATACTCGGCGAGGGGAAGGCACAGCTTTCAAAGAGAGATGTGGATCGTTTTCTGAGGAGGAAGGTAAATCGCCTCAGGGATGTCCTGGGGGATCTGTTTTTGGTTTTGGTGACGCATATGATCTCCGAGTATGATGTTGAGGAGTATGCGAAGGAGAAAGGGATAGCACTGTATTACTCCTACGACTTTTGACTCGATTTCCCCCTATGTGAAATGAGTTTCAAATCCTCATGCATCGGAACTCCTCACGGCGG
Protein-coding sequences here:
- a CDS encoding chordopoxvirus fusion protein → MAVALDEINERLRKVFTPDQVEVLTDMFRYAFDRLVKASDFAELKGIVAELAEAQKQSERRLGELTKRVDELAEAQKRTEERLNELAEAQIRTEEELRKLAQEHRETRRQLGGLTITVGYTLENEAFKALPDLLKRDYGLELRERLKRAYVRDKEGKAIEVNIIGKAVKDGREVTILGEGKAQLSKRDVDRFLRRKVNRLRDVLGDLFLVLVTHMISEYDVEEYAKEKGIALYYSYDF